One Sphingomonas sp. FARSPH DNA segment encodes these proteins:
- the fliF gene encoding flagellar basal-body MS-ring/collar protein FliF, producing MSTALTTTPATPSANLPEKFANPFLQIKGVLAQPAVRRSLPMAMLVGLIAAAALAWMTFSTPTQKTLFTNLTDADKQAVTSALTQAGISSHIDDGTGALTVDEDKYSKARMLLAGQGLPKAAPGGYAILDQLPMGVSRAVEGERLRQARETEIARSIEEIDAVAEARVHLATPEQSVFVRDNASPSASVILKLQGGRSLSDAQVQSIINLVASSVPGMKPESVSVVDQMGTLLSKPGGAGAGSDSDKRLAVQRQTEDKVRQQLTQLLTPLVGAGNFTTEVQADINLDETQATRESYDKTGALRAETGNWTGNQAAAPATPGGIPGALSNTPPPASQLSTPQPANGASGQPATPDPAPVAGGPAPNPNKQTDSFQRAYDLGKEVSVTRNAPGTVKRLSVAVLLRDPATGKRTAMEIGQITDLVKSAVGYDQARADQVTVISRKFADPTDVAALKWYDNAWLPVLARNLTAILIALLVLLLGVRPLAKGLMKKREDAKTAGALPIGAADGSTAAALAAEGITVHHPVGLEQLEDSVSIDDRIGAVRGFTRDNPARAALALRDMMKGDAK from the coding sequence ATGAGCACTGCCCTCACCACCACGCCCGCGACGCCTTCGGCCAACCTGCCGGAAAAGTTCGCCAACCCCTTCCTCCAGATCAAGGGCGTGCTCGCGCAGCCCGCGGTGCGGCGCAGCCTGCCGATGGCGATGCTGGTCGGCCTGATCGCCGCCGCCGCGCTCGCGTGGATGACCTTCTCCACGCCGACGCAGAAAACGCTGTTCACCAACCTCACCGATGCCGACAAGCAGGCCGTGACCAGCGCGCTGACCCAGGCGGGCATCTCCAGCCATATCGACGATGGCACCGGCGCGCTGACCGTCGACGAGGACAAATACAGCAAGGCGCGCATGCTGCTGGCGGGTCAGGGCCTGCCCAAGGCGGCGCCCGGTGGCTACGCCATCCTCGACCAGTTGCCGATGGGCGTCAGCCGCGCCGTCGAGGGCGAACGCCTGCGCCAGGCGCGCGAGACGGAGATCGCGCGGTCGATCGAGGAGATCGACGCGGTCGCCGAGGCGCGTGTCCATCTCGCGACGCCCGAGCAATCGGTGTTCGTGCGCGACAATGCCAGCCCGTCCGCCTCTGTCATCCTGAAACTGCAGGGCGGCCGTTCGCTGAGCGACGCGCAGGTCCAGTCGATCATCAACCTCGTCGCCTCGTCGGTGCCGGGCATGAAGCCCGAAAGCGTCTCCGTCGTCGACCAGATGGGCACGCTCCTCTCCAAGCCCGGCGGCGCGGGTGCGGGCAGCGACAGCGACAAGCGCCTCGCGGTGCAGCGCCAGACCGAGGACAAGGTGCGCCAGCAGCTGACGCAGCTGCTGACCCCGCTGGTCGGCGCGGGCAATTTCACCACCGAGGTACAGGCCGACATCAACCTGGACGAGACGCAGGCGACGCGCGAAAGCTACGACAAGACCGGCGCGCTGCGCGCCGAGACGGGCAACTGGACGGGCAACCAGGCGGCCGCGCCGGCGACGCCGGGCGGCATCCCGGGGGCGCTCAGCAACACGCCGCCGCCCGCCAGCCAGCTGTCGACGCCGCAGCCCGCGAACGGCGCGAGCGGCCAGCCGGCGACGCCCGATCCGGCGCCGGTCGCGGGTGGCCCCGCCCCCAACCCCAACAAGCAGACCGACAGCTTCCAGCGCGCCTATGACCTGGGCAAGGAAGTGTCGGTGACGCGCAACGCGCCCGGCACGGTCAAGCGCCTGTCGGTCGCCGTGCTGCTGCGCGATCCCGCGACGGGCAAGCGCACCGCGATGGAGATCGGCCAGATCACCGACCTGGTGAAGAGCGCGGTCGGATATGACCAGGCGCGCGCCGACCAGGTGACCGTCATCAGCCGCAAGTTCGCCGATCCGACCGACGTCGCCGCACTCAAATGGTACGACAACGCCTGGCTGCCGGTGCTGGCGCGCAACCTGACCGCGATCCTGATCGCGCTGCTCGTCCTGCTGCTCGGCGTGCGTCCGCTCGCCAAGGGTCTGATGAAGAAGCGCGAGGATGCGAAGACGGCGGGTGCGCTGCCGATCGGCGCCGCCGATGGCAGCACCGCGGCGGCCCTCGCCGCGGAGGGCATCACCGTCCACCATCCCGTCGGCCTCGAACAGCTCGAGGACAGCGTCAGCATCGACGACCGGATCGGCGCGGTGCGCGGCTTCACCCGCGACAATCCCGCGCGCGCCGCGCTGGCGCTGCGCGACATGATGAAGGGTGACGCCAAGTGA
- a CDS encoding flagellar motor switch protein FliM yields the protein MVNADATSDRRTRDRAPAAHAAVLGMAKLNPFGDLHTLQHLSARFARSLRGLFEPMLRREARTWAEPLVVQRFADYRAERPDGLTAWLPLAMVPPGGIGLCVLDGVFVLELLDLFFGGTGAAPLVTPAEFSPAAEAMVGRLGDLLVAPLRAAWEPLARIDFTPGRVEMSPAMLSVDAEDAMIVTRFGLAVGEAKPVFIDILYPVTALKPHAPTLTGKVLAKAEADPAWRTQLTRAAMGVRFPIRSVLAEPVVPLSRLMTLKEGDVIPISFGPEVPVMVGADLLGRGTVGTANGHAAVRLTHIAHLDGMPAGGEPDLDQGQER from the coding sequence ATGGTTAACGCCGACGCAACCTCCGATCGACGCACGCGGGACCGCGCTCCCGCCGCGCATGCGGCGGTGCTCGGCATGGCGAAGCTCAATCCGTTCGGCGACCTGCACACGCTGCAGCATCTGTCGGCGCGCTTTGCCCGCTCGCTGCGCGGCCTGTTCGAACCGATGCTGCGTCGCGAGGCGCGCACCTGGGCCGAACCGCTCGTCGTGCAGCGGTTCGCCGATTATCGCGCGGAGCGGCCCGACGGGCTGACCGCGTGGCTGCCGCTCGCGATGGTGCCGCCGGGCGGCATCGGCCTGTGCGTGCTCGACGGCGTGTTCGTGCTCGAACTGCTCGACCTGTTCTTCGGCGGCACGGGCGCCGCGCCGCTCGTCACGCCGGCCGAATTCTCGCCCGCCGCGGAAGCGATGGTCGGCCGCCTCGGCGACCTGCTCGTCGCGCCGTTGCGCGCCGCCTGGGAACCGCTCGCGCGGATCGACTTCACGCCGGGCCGCGTCGAAATGTCGCCCGCGATGCTGTCCGTCGATGCCGAGGACGCGATGATCGTCACGCGCTTCGGCCTGGCGGTGGGCGAGGCGAAGCCGGTGTTCATCGACATCCTCTACCCCGTCACCGCGCTGAAGCCACATGCGCCGACGCTGACCGGCAAGGTGCTCGCCAAGGCAGAGGCCGACCCCGCGTGGCGCACGCAGCTGACGCGCGCGGCGATGGGCGTGCGCTTCCCGATCCGCTCGGTGCTCGCCGAACCGGTCGTGCCGCTGTCGCGGCTGATGACCCTCAAGGAAGGCGACGTCATTCCGATCAGCTTCGGCCCCGAAGTGCCGGTGATGGTCGGCGCCGATCTGCTCGGCCGCGGCACCGTCGGCACCGCCAACGGCCATGCCGCCGTCCGCCTCACCCATATCGCGCACCTCGACGGCATGCCCGCCGGCGGCGAACCCGATCTCGATCAAGGACAGGAACGATGA
- a CDS encoding flagellar hook-length control protein FliK, producing the protein MIQPTAALRTTTPGHAAAGAGAGDGAAFGLSMLAIGGGGVDAMVVDPAAPVAPVANVTPVAAGTTGNLLPGQAAIAAAVDPALAWLPAVNIAVPAPMAVMPAAASVSVVPGPAAVAPLAIAPAKGAAPAAMMPAPAVPIATVPIRAADAGPPAPAPAVPSPTDAIVQAPATTAGDAPSGTSDAETATPVAIDPSPLPTTTPVPVVVTADPRPIRPAPVATIVRASVSASAIAVALPTPAPAPVAADDPAKPDTPVAVATPRGETPPAKTARKTLDVPRRTSAQPGAPRRAGVIGDATRTPDDRLPAAPEGDPARQDEPAAQDNAAPLSVLTPVPTPTTAAPRPPVDAAPPGANTMVVASDRQAPDASPRPHHDAGARATGAAVRQRAAAATVSHPAEAAVAEGEPQEPAQAPAAAAPSQMAEIVPPTPLPGADVPAAPPTTASAAAPAAPNRIRDRAMPPAAAIAPMEATGTPAPRTASAPAAPTARRPDAPETDAVPAMASLRADSIAAPAMAVAMPPAALDAPVTTPVAPPTPATPHTETPRNVPVQRTDPATIPVTAAAPATIASASRDAAMPMIVHAAQPQAVAGSRDGRAAPIRRGTSPIPAAAPTTHAVDSAVAIPQDAMPSRAPIATRDIAPAAAADIPTATIPTPPRATPAPTQSADIPVLTPAAVTPTAPAAPTTQATAAPQALAGTAAVPVDGPTQSAVPAPEPRRAAFVREIAGTRVQAVALAPVAQPAPLPAAGLTAPAAQVFGAAIHAAQIREEAPAPDAAMPAAATLVQTATPALATDAGRPILDMRQDRWPGAMIDHIETLRDAADANSTRIRLVPDALGTIDIALRRDGDTLHVHFTADQAATRSLLQEAQPRLAQAAEDRGIRLGDTAVTAGSGASNDPSRDPSDQPHNQSDPARQAESRAASDQPRNASAQAGEGQHQRQPPRQPQSGTLPNRAAPRAPTPDEAQAAAAGRLA; encoded by the coding sequence ATGATCCAGCCCACCGCCGCCCTGCGAACGACGACCCCCGGCCATGCCGCGGCGGGCGCAGGCGCGGGCGACGGCGCGGCATTCGGCCTGTCGATGCTCGCGATCGGCGGCGGCGGCGTCGATGCGATGGTGGTCGATCCGGCCGCGCCGGTCGCGCCCGTCGCGAACGTGACGCCCGTCGCGGCCGGCACGACCGGCAACCTCTTGCCGGGGCAGGCGGCAATTGCCGCCGCGGTCGATCCCGCCCTCGCCTGGTTGCCGGCCGTGAATATCGCAGTCCCCGCGCCGATGGCGGTCATGCCCGCCGCGGCGTCGGTGTCGGTCGTGCCGGGCCCTGCGGCCGTGGCGCCGCTCGCCATCGCGCCGGCAAAGGGAGCCGCGCCCGCGGCGATGATGCCGGCCCCTGCCGTCCCGATCGCAACCGTGCCGATCCGCGCGGCCGATGCAGGACCGCCCGCGCCCGCGCCGGCAGTGCCGTCGCCCACCGACGCGATCGTGCAGGCACCGGCGACGACGGCCGGGGATGCGCCGTCCGGCACGTCCGATGCCGAAACCGCCACGCCCGTCGCGATCGATCCGTCCCCCCTGCCGACCACCACGCCGGTGCCCGTCGTCGTGACCGCGGATCCACGGCCCATCCGCCCCGCGCCGGTGGCGACAATCGTCCGTGCCTCCGTATCCGCGAGCGCGATCGCCGTTGCGCTGCCGACGCCGGCGCCGGCGCCGGTTGCCGCAGACGATCCGGCGAAGCCCGATACGCCCGTCGCCGTCGCAACGCCCCGGGGCGAAACGCCGCCCGCAAAGACCGCGCGCAAGACGCTGGACGTCCCCCGTCGCACGTCTGCGCAGCCCGGTGCCCCGCGCCGTGCCGGGGTCATCGGCGATGCGACGCGCACGCCCGACGACAGGCTGCCGGCAGCGCCGGAGGGCGACCCCGCGCGGCAGGACGAGCCCGCCGCGCAAGACAATGCCGCGCCGCTGTCAGTCCTGACGCCGGTCCCGACGCCGACGACGGCTGCGCCGCGCCCGCCGGTCGATGCCGCCCCGCCGGGTGCGAATACCATGGTCGTGGCCAGCGACCGACAGGCGCCCGATGCGTCGCCGCGTCCCCATCACGACGCCGGCGCACGTGCGACTGGCGCGGCCGTTCGCCAGCGTGCGGCTGCCGCCACGGTTTCCCATCCCGCCGAGGCAGCTGTTGCCGAAGGAGAGCCGCAAGAGCCAGCGCAGGCGCCCGCCGCTGCCGCGCCGTCGCAGATGGCGGAGATCGTGCCCCCGACGCCGCTGCCCGGAGCGGACGTCCCGGCTGCCCCGCCGACGACGGCATCCGCGGCGGCGCCTGCCGCTCCGAACCGCATCCGGGATCGCGCGATGCCCCCGGCGGCGGCGATCGCCCCGATGGAGGCCACCGGCACCCCCGCTCCCCGGACCGCTTCGGCTCCAGCCGCCCCCACCGCCCGCCGCCCCGACGCGCCGGAAACCGATGCGGTGCCGGCGATGGCATCGTTGCGCGCCGATAGCATCGCGGCGCCCGCGATGGCCGTGGCCATGCCGCCTGCCGCCCTCGACGCACCGGTGACGACGCCCGTCGCACCCCCAACTCCCGCCACGCCTCATACCGAGACGCCGCGGAACGTACCCGTGCAACGGACCGATCCGGCTACAATCCCCGTAACGGCCGCAGCGCCCGCGACCATCGCGTCGGCATCGCGTGATGCCGCGATGCCGATGATCGTCCACGCCGCACAGCCCCAGGCGGTCGCCGGCTCGCGCGACGGCCGCGCCGCACCCATACGCCGCGGCACCAGCCCGATCCCCGCCGCGGCACCGACGACGCACGCCGTCGATAGCGCAGTTGCAATACCACAAGACGCCATGCCGTCACGGGCCCCCATTGCGACGCGCGACATCGCCCCCGCAGCAGCCGCGGATATCCCCACGGCTACCATTCCCACGCCCCCGCGCGCGACCCCTGCACCGACGCAGAGCGCCGATATACCCGTCCTCACGCCCGCCGCCGTCACGCCGACCGCCCCGGCCGCCCCGACGACGCAGGCCACCGCCGCGCCCCAGGCACTCGCCGGTACTGCGGCAGTGCCCGTGGACGGCCCGACGCAGAGCGCAGTCCCCGCACCGGAACCGCGCCGCGCCGCGTTCGTACGCGAGATCGCCGGCACCCGGGTTCAGGCGGTCGCACTGGCGCCGGTCGCGCAGCCCGCGCCGCTGCCCGCGGCCGGCCTGACCGCACCCGCCGCGCAGGTGTTCGGTGCGGCGATCCATGCCGCGCAGATCCGCGAGGAGGCGCCCGCGCCCGACGCCGCCATGCCGGCCGCCGCGACCTTGGTGCAGACCGCGACGCCCGCGCTCGCGACGGACGCCGGCCGGCCCATCCTCGACATGCGGCAGGATCGCTGGCCCGGCGCGATGATCGACCATATCGAGACGCTGCGCGATGCCGCCGATGCGAACAGCACGCGCATCCGCCTCGTCCCCGACGCGCTCGGCACGATCGATATCGCGCTGCGCCGCGACGGCGATACGCTCCACGTCCACTTCACCGCCGACCAGGCCGCGACGCGCAGCCTGTTGCAGGAGGCGCAGCCGCGTCTCGCGCAGGCAGCGGAGGATCGCGGCATCCGGCTGGGCGACACGGCGGTGACCGCCGGTTCGGGCGCGTCGAACGATCCGTCCCGCGACCCGTCCGACCAGCCGCACAACCAGTCCGACCCCGCGCGCCAGGCCGAATCGCGCGCCGCGTCGGACCAGCCGCGCAACGCCTCGGCCCAGGCCGGCGAGGGGCAGCACCAGCGCCAGCCGCCGCGCCAGCCGCAGAGCGGCACGCTGCCCAATCGCGCCGCGCCGCGCGCACCCACCCCCGATGAGGCACAGGCCGCCGCGGCCGGTCGCCTCGCCTGA
- a CDS encoding flagellar basal body-associated FliL family protein, protein MSDKPDDAAPQKKKGGKMKIIVMGLGVLVLLGGGIGAGVYAGSSGLIGGHGAAKEEDHGPKLVPKSEQKRPKAGGEGGEGGHGGGESGGSSAGGGAHVPSGGAGDRYASNYYTMDPSFTSNLKDSVHIVQVGLAISTPYDDTVIENLKTNDIAVRSAVLLALGDTPEDQIFTSDGKQQLQGRLAKAINAVLQQKEGFGGVSNVYFTSFVVQ, encoded by the coding sequence ATGAGCGACAAACCCGACGACGCAGCGCCGCAGAAGAAGAAGGGCGGCAAGATGAAGATCATCGTGATGGGGCTGGGCGTGCTCGTCCTCCTCGGCGGCGGCATCGGCGCGGGCGTCTATGCCGGCAGCAGCGGCCTGATCGGCGGCCACGGCGCTGCGAAGGAAGAGGATCACGGTCCCAAGCTGGTCCCCAAGTCCGAACAGAAGCGCCCCAAGGCGGGCGGTGAAGGCGGCGAAGGTGGTCATGGCGGCGGCGAGAGCGGCGGCAGCAGCGCCGGCGGCGGGGCGCACGTGCCGAGCGGCGGCGCGGGCGACCGCTATGCGTCCAATTACTACACGATGGACCCGTCGTTCACCTCGAACCTCAAGGATTCGGTACATATCGTCCAGGTCGGGCTCGCCATCTCAACCCCCTATGACGATACGGTCATCGAGAATCTGAAGACCAACGACATCGCGGTCCGCTCCGCGGTGCTGCTCGCGCTCGGCGATACGCCGGAGGACCAGATCTTCACCAGCGACGGCAAGCAGCAGCTGCAGGGGCGCCTGGCCAAGGCGATCAATGCGGTTCTGCAGCAAAAGGAGGGATTCGGCGGGGTCAGTAACGTTTACTTTACCAGTTTCGTTGTTCAGTGA
- a CDS encoding FliI/YscN family ATPase has protein sequence MLNRFTADYLDQLGIADFRPAPKVSGRLASYDGLLMEAVGLSLPVGTVCEIGGHGDSKVEAEVIGFRGSRTLLMNLGGPAPLLPKAPVRPIGPPGEAEVGEALLGRVVDGAGRPIDGLGPIRGAAKWPLAGKLQSPLDRGRVLQPLDVGVRAINGLLTIGQGQRVGIMAGSGVGKSVLLGMMVKAAKADVIVIGLIGERSREVADFLETKVAGAARARSVVVAVPANHSPVLRIRGALRATAIAEAFRAEGKKVLLIMDSLTRVAHAGREIGLALGEPASARGYPPSAIAMLPNLIERAGTDVTTGGSITAIYTVLADGDDGNDPVVDSARSILDGHIVLNRHLAERGVYPAIDIGPSVSRVMTDITGADHLRAARVLRRHLATYEENRDLVLMGAYRAGADPAIDAAIACHPVVMEYIKQAADETVSLDDAIAELTGVFGG, from the coding sequence ATGCTCAACCGCTTCACGGCCGATTATCTCGACCAGCTCGGCATCGCCGATTTCCGCCCCGCGCCCAAGGTGTCGGGCCGCCTCGCCTCCTACGACGGGTTGTTGATGGAGGCGGTCGGCCTGTCGTTGCCGGTCGGCACCGTCTGCGAGATCGGCGGCCATGGCGACAGCAAGGTCGAAGCCGAGGTGATCGGCTTTCGCGGCAGTCGCACGTTGCTGATGAACCTCGGCGGCCCCGCGCCGCTGCTGCCCAAGGCGCCGGTGCGCCCGATCGGCCCCCCGGGCGAGGCGGAGGTGGGCGAGGCCCTGCTCGGCCGCGTCGTCGATGGCGCGGGTCGCCCGATCGACGGCCTCGGCCCGATCCGCGGTGCCGCCAAATGGCCGCTCGCCGGCAAGCTGCAATCGCCGCTCGACCGCGGCCGCGTGCTCCAGCCGCTCGACGTCGGCGTGCGCGCGATCAACGGCCTGCTGACGATCGGCCAGGGTCAGCGCGTCGGCATCATGGCGGGCTCGGGCGTCGGCAAATCGGTGCTGCTCGGCATGATGGTGAAGGCGGCGAAGGCCGACGTCATCGTCATCGGGCTGATCGGCGAACGCTCCCGCGAGGTCGCCGATTTCCTCGAGACGAAGGTCGCCGGCGCTGCCCGCGCGCGCTCCGTCGTGGTCGCGGTGCCAGCCAACCATTCCCCCGTGCTGCGCATCCGCGGCGCCTTGCGCGCCACCGCCATTGCCGAAGCCTTTCGCGCCGAGGGCAAGAAGGTGCTGCTCATCATGGACAGCCTGACCCGCGTCGCGCACGCCGGGCGCGAGATCGGGCTGGCGCTGGGCGAGCCCGCCTCCGCGCGCGGCTATCCGCCCTCCGCCATTGCGATGCTGCCCAATCTGATCGAGCGCGCGGGCACCGACGTGACCACCGGCGGATCGATTACCGCGATCTACACCGTGCTCGCCGACGGCGACGACGGCAACGACCCGGTCGTCGACTCCGCCCGCTCGATCCTCGACGGGCATATCGTGCTCAACCGCCACCTCGCGGAGCGCGGCGTCTATCCCGCGATCGACATCGGCCCCTCCGTCAGCCGCGTGATGACCGACATCACCGGCGCCGATCATCTGCGCGCCGCGCGCGTCCTGCGCCGGCACCTGGCGACCTACGAGGAGAATCGCGACCTGGTGCTGATGGGCGCGTATCGTGCGGGCGCGGACCCGGCGATCGACGCCGCCATCGCCTGCCACCCGGTGGTGATGGAATATATCAAGCAGGCCGCGGACGAGACGGTGTCGCTGGACGACGCCATCGCCGAACTGACCGGCGTCTTCGGTGGCTGA
- the fliE gene encoding flagellar hook-basal body complex protein FliE, which produces MSGVSGIGGAMGVDRVMALRAQILERNQALARAGSGGPVDGAQATGGAAKPTSFADTLQDALKSVNDGQNKASALSESYERGETVDIAKVMLARQQASVGFEATLQVRNKLLSAYKDIMSMPV; this is translated from the coding sequence ATGAGCGGCGTCTCCGGCATCGGCGGCGCGATGGGCGTCGACCGCGTCATGGCGCTGCGCGCGCAGATCCTCGAACGCAACCAGGCGCTGGCCCGCGCCGGTTCGGGCGGCCCCGTCGACGGCGCGCAGGCGACCGGCGGCGCGGCCAAGCCGACGAGCTTCGCCGACACGCTGCAGGATGCATTGAAGAGCGTCAACGACGGCCAGAACAAGGCCAGCGCGCTCTCCGAAAGCTACGAACGCGGCGAGACCGTCGACATCGCCAAGGTGATGCTCGCCCGCCAGCAGGCGTCCGTCGGCTTCGAGGCCACGCTGCAAGTCCGCAATAAACTGTTGTCCGCCTATAAGGACATCATGAGCATGCCGGTGTAA
- a CDS encoding FliH/SctL family protein, with protein sequence MSDAFAARATPPVGFVAGFAAKHDAQPHLLAAALSPAPGFTPRDLWDRIAREMGADAPVTPKHFSPADGGTRPTEGWDPLDAEAAPTPFIDPIETAHAAGYADGLAAAAAATRESGDRDKALLVELAAALANGHQLDRERIARQLRQTVMLLVTRLVGETGIAADVLAGRIEAAADLLADASESAMLRLNPADLPLVEGSLPKSIFAIGDAAVARGAFVLESASTLVEDGPELWLEQLAQAIDRVPVPPAAL encoded by the coding sequence ATGTCTGACGCCTTCGCCGCGCGCGCGACGCCGCCCGTGGGCTTCGTCGCCGGCTTCGCCGCCAAACACGATGCGCAGCCGCATCTGCTCGCCGCCGCGCTGTCTCCCGCCCCCGGCTTCACGCCGCGCGACCTGTGGGATCGCATCGCGCGCGAGATGGGCGCCGACGCCCCCGTCACGCCGAAGCATTTCAGCCCCGCCGACGGCGGCACCAGGCCCACCGAAGGCTGGGACCCGCTCGACGCAGAGGCGGCGCCGACGCCGTTCATCGACCCGATCGAGACCGCGCATGCCGCCGGCTATGCCGACGGGCTCGCGGCGGCAGCAGCCGCGACGCGCGAGAGCGGCGACCGTGACAAGGCGTTGCTCGTCGAACTCGCCGCCGCGCTCGCCAACGGGCACCAGCTGGACCGCGAGCGCATCGCGCGCCAGCTGCGCCAGACGGTGATGCTGCTGGTGACGCGCCTGGTCGGCGAGACGGGCATTGCCGCGGACGTGCTCGCGGGACGGATCGAGGCGGCGGCCGACCTGCTCGCCGACGCCAGCGAATCGGCGATGCTGCGCCTCAACCCCGCCGACCTGCCGCTGGTCGAGGGCAGTCTGCCCAAATCGATCTTCGCGATCGGCGACGCCGCGGTCGCGCGCGGCGCCTTCGTGCTCGAAAGCGCGTCGACCCTGGTCGAGGACGGCCCCGAATTGTGGCTCGAACAGCTGGCGCAGGCGATCGACCGCGTGCCCGTTCCTCCTGCCGCCCTCTGA
- the fliG gene encoding flagellar motor switch protein FliG, whose amino-acid sequence MSELATAPRSFSGVERAAVLMMLVDEEEAAAMLQKLDPEEVRELGVAMLNVADVSEEEMEAVLDDFTGKARERTGVSFDPRSKVEALMTRALGDEKAGSILARITPADAACGLEILNWLDAPEIASMIEKEHPQIAAVVIANLDPTVGGKVLELLPEGSQPDILHRIAKLGPINPDAIETLKTLLANRRSGATAAGLTLGGTREAAKILQGARKATEQRVMPKLFKIDKEVAKAIEEAMFVFDNLLDMDDKNLGTLIRNVDGDILSRALKGVDEAARERFLGCMSARAADGIRDEMEARGPMKLAEVLDAQKVMIAVARNLAKDGTIMMGGGDDDYV is encoded by the coding sequence GTGAGCGAGCTTGCCACCGCCCCGCGCAGTTTCTCCGGCGTCGAACGCGCCGCGGTGCTGATGATGCTGGTCGACGAGGAAGAAGCCGCTGCGATGCTCCAGAAGCTCGACCCCGAGGAGGTGCGCGAGCTGGGCGTCGCCATGCTCAACGTCGCCGACGTTTCCGAGGAGGAGATGGAGGCGGTGCTCGACGATTTCACCGGCAAGGCGCGCGAGCGTACCGGCGTATCGTTCGACCCGCGCTCGAAGGTCGAGGCGCTGATGACCCGCGCGCTCGGCGACGAGAAGGCGGGCAGCATCCTGGCGCGCATCACGCCCGCCGACGCCGCCTGCGGCCTCGAAATCCTGAACTGGCTTGACGCGCCCGAGATCGCCTCGATGATCGAGAAGGAGCATCCGCAGATCGCCGCGGTGGTGATCGCCAATCTCGACCCGACGGTCGGCGGCAAGGTGCTCGAACTGCTGCCCGAAGGGTCGCAGCCCGACATCCTGCACCGCATCGCCAAGCTGGGCCCGATCAATCCCGATGCGATCGAGACGCTGAAGACGCTGCTCGCCAACCGGCGCAGCGGCGCGACCGCCGCCGGGCTGACGCTGGGTGGCACGCGCGAGGCGGCGAAGATCCTGCAGGGCGCGCGCAAGGCGACCGAGCAGCGCGTCATGCCCAAGCTGTTCAAGATCGACAAGGAAGTGGCCAAGGCGATCGAGGAGGCGATGTTCGTCTTCGACAATCTGCTCGACATGGACGACAAGAATCTCGGCACGCTCATCCGCAACGTCGACGGCGATATTCTGTCGCGCGCGCTCAAGGGCGTCGACGAGGCCGCGCGCGAGCGTTTCCTCGGCTGCATGTCGGCGCGCGCCGCCGACGGCATCCGCGACGAGATGGAAGCGCGCGGGCCGATGAAGCTCGCCGAGGTGCTCGACGCGCAAAAGGTGATGATCGCGGTCGCGCGCAACCTCGCGAAGGACGGCACGATCATGATGGGCGGGGGCGACGACGATTATGTCTGA
- a CDS encoding flagellar biosynthetic protein FliO, giving the protein MLWSYILKLVILLPLVCGLMIGCLYLWRRLESRMPGKPSTRLIAVRETMMISPGLRLAVLDFEGKRLLVSVGRGGVALVDKAEGPVA; this is encoded by the coding sequence ATGCTCTGGTCCTATATCCTGAAGCTCGTCATCCTGCTGCCGCTGGTCTGCGGCCTGATGATCGGTTGCCTCTACCTCTGGCGCCGTCTCGAATCGCGGATGCCGGGCAAGCCGTCGACGCGCCTCATCGCGGTGCGCGAGACGATGATGATCTCGCCGGGCCTGCGGCTCGCAGTGCTCGATTTCGAGGGCAAGCGCCTGCTCGTCTCGGTCGGCCGCGGCGGCGTCGCGCTGGTCGACAAGGCCGAAGGCCCGGTCGCGTGA
- the fliN gene encoding flagellar motor switch protein FliN, with amino-acid sequence MNDMTGGFPVDQSVAANFRLLQDVDVKLTVEIGSTQLTLRELLALGESSVIELDRQANELLDVFVNGTLIGRGEVVTVGDRFGVRMTELVSPDKTAAAR; translated from the coding sequence ATGAACGACATGACCGGCGGTTTCCCCGTCGACCAGTCGGTGGCGGCCAATTTCCGCCTGTTGCAGGATGTCGACGTCAAGCTGACGGTCGAGATCGGCTCGACGCAGCTGACGCTGCGCGAGCTACTCGCGCTCGGCGAATCGAGCGTCATCGAACTCGATCGCCAGGCGAACGAGCTGCTCGACGTCTTCGTCAACGGCACGCTGATCGGCCGCGGCGAGGTGGTGACGGTCGGCGACCGCTTCGGCGTGCGCATGACCGAACTCGTCTCGCCCGACAAAACCGCCGCCGCGCGCTGA